One region of Trichosurus vulpecula isolate mTriVul1 chromosome 1, mTriVul1.pri, whole genome shotgun sequence genomic DNA includes:
- the LOC118835946 gene encoding 60S ribosomal protein L26-like — translation MKFNPFVTSDRSKNPKRHFNVPSHIRRKIMSSPLSKELRQKYNFCSMPIRKDDEVQVVCGHYKGQKIGKVVQVYRKKYVIYIERVQQEKANGTIVHVGIHPCKVVVTRLKLDKDGI, via the coding sequence ATGAAGTTCAATCCGTTCGTGACATCAGACCGAAGCAAGAACCCCAAGAGACACTTCAATGTGCCCTCGCATATCCGGCGCAAGATCATGTCGTCCCCGCTCTCCAAGGAGCTCAGGCAGAAATATAACTTCTGCTCGATGCCCATTCGGAAGGACGACGAGGTCCAGGTGGTTTGTGGACACTACAAAGGTCAAAAAATTGGCAAAGTAGTCCAGGTTTACAGAAAGAAGTATGTCATCTACATTGAACGTGTGCAACAAGAAAAGGCTAATGGCACAATTGTCCATGTGGGAATTCACCCTTGTAAGGTAGTTGTCACCAGACTAAAACTGGACAAAGACGGAATTTGA